From the genome of Geothrix sp. 21YS21S-4, one region includes:
- a CDS encoding 5-carboxymethyl-2-hydroxymuconate Delta-isomerase — protein sequence MPHCILEASDNLLDQPDWGALLREIHRTLAATGLFQEADIKSRVIRPEAFRVADGAPDRAFVALNLQILAGRPDEVKSRVSDALMGVLAGAFPLSSAGMRLNLTVQISDLHAPSYRRQTSG from the coding sequence ATGCCCCACTGCATCCTCGAAGCCTCCGACAACCTCCTGGACCAGCCGGACTGGGGGGCGCTGCTGCGGGAGATCCACCGGACCTTGGCGGCGACGGGCCTCTTCCAGGAGGCCGACATCAAGAGCCGGGTGATCCGGCCCGAGGCCTTCCGGGTGGCCGACGGCGCGCCGGACCGGGCCTTCGTCGCCCTGAACCTGCAGATCCTGGCGGGCCGCCCCGACGAGGTGAAGTCCCGGGTCAGCGACGCGCTGATGGGCGTCCTGGCGGGGGCCTTTCCGCTCAGTTCCGCGGGGATGCGGCTCAACCTGACCGTCCAGATCAGCGACCTGCACGCCCCCAGCTACCGCCGCCAGACCAGCGGGTAG